In Phaseolus vulgaris cultivar G19833 chromosome 3, P. vulgaris v2.0, whole genome shotgun sequence, the sequence TGAGGCTACtctatttaattaaaaactaaatggATTAAATGGTATGagtgataaataatttttttaagtataaaagtattttcttttgtataactataataactaaataaataattaaagttcACTTTTAATGTATTTCATCTACTAAGTTGAACTTTTTTACCTTGATTTTCAAATCATctagtgttggagatcccacatcgactagagattagagtctttcatggtatataagtgggtgaaaacctcaatcttatgagccggttttatggggttgagtaaggcttaaagttcactttgtaatatggtatcaggaTCATTTCGATCCTATCATAGCGAGTAACATCTAGctcatcttttatttttaaaaatcacaTACGTTTCATAATATTACTAACTTATTTTTGACTAAAATGTATAACTctcaaataatattatatataattggcCCACCATTTATTACTTGTAACTTAACCTTCATCCTTGTGGACCAAAGTTGTGGAACAAATTCATTTCCTTTCATTCATTTCCTTTAGTCTTTTACAAATCACCTtatatatctttaaaaaaaaatcaaaagaaataaTTTCCTTCTTATTAACATACATTATCCCTTTATTCCtcattctttctctttctccctCACTCTTTATATCCATTTAAATATCACATTTCCACCAAATTTCACACAAATCTCATTCTTGCTTGATAAAAATTCAACCAATTATTATAATTGTTCATCCCCAATTTTTTGTCCTCTAATAATAATATCCCTTATGCTACTAGATGAGAATATCCCTTATGCTACTAGATGTTGCTTTAACCAAACATTGACACTATTAAAGCGAACACAAAATAACCTTGTGGGCTAAAAAACATAAACTACCCTCTTTGATTAATTAAGACAATGAACATGTCTaggaatgtaattttatttaactCCTGAGAAAATCTATTTTTACATTGATTTAATGCACTTCAATTATCATACTTTTTTActtcttatttaattaatatttttcactttttgtGAATTAGGAAGACAATACAATCATATTGCTTAGGATTACAATTGGAAGGAATACTACTAATATATCTGTATTATTTTTGGAGAGAATTAGAAAGTTTGAGTCATAGGACTCGTTTAATGAACATACCACTTACTAAACGAGTGGCAcgtgaaaaaggaaaaaataaaaaattgaatttgatcGGTGCTAAGATAGACCATTAAGTAAGAAGTTATGCAAAGTACacaattttttgtattatttttacttaaaaagACATCATGTATTTAAGCAAACTTCAATTTATGGAGTAAAAAcggaaaaaaaaggaaagtttGGCTATGAGAATACAACTTTTTACATTGGGAAAAACACTGGTTGCATGCTCTATAAGTGGAGAGTTGAGACTTCCACCTTCAAAGTTCTCAAGTGTTATCTAATTTTCATCCtctaatatattaatttatgcaCAGACCAAAGTACTAAAGGAACAATTTGCATTCAATTTTTTCATCACCATTTTCGCCTATATGAATAAAACTTACTTTTAACACATTTCATCCATATGAAATCCCATCTTTTACATAGTTAAAACGAGTATCTAATCCCCAAATCTTTTATATATTCCTTCTCTTTCACTTTTGAAAACCACACACGTTTTGTATCATTGTGGACTCCTTTTTTGACTAAAAATCATAACTCTCAAATATACATGCAATAGATCCACAATTTTATTTCTTGTAACTTGGTCCTTGTGAACACAATTCATTTCCTTGATTCTCTTATAAAATGTCTGACTACTCTACTTGATTATTACAAACTATTCTACAAAGAAACATCAAacgaaaaaaatatttcttattaaCACATCCACACTATTCCTCATTCTTTTAGTTTCTCTCCTTCTATATATCCAATACAATATCTTTCTTCCATTTCAAATCTCATATACATTCTCCTTTTCTACTTTAACAATGGTTCAACCAAGTAATGTAACTACCCTATCATCCACCCTGATTTCTTCCTCTGATGACAACACCTTTGATGGTGTTATTGATTCTTCCTCTCATTCAAAaccaccatcatcatcatcaaagaGGACACGCGGTAGGCCAGCGGGCTCCAAgaacaaacaaaaattagcCATTGTGATTGACCAAAACCATGAGCATGTCCAAAAACCTATACTCATTCAAATTCCTATAAACTCTGATGTAATTGAGACTCTAACCCAATTTGTCTGTGATCACCAAATTAGCATCGCAGTGCAAAGTGCATCCGGATCTATTCTAAATGCCACTCTTCGCGATGATCAATCTGAAATTTCTACTTTCATTGTTCATGGACCCTTTACTTTAGCTTCCTTCACTGGCCCTTGCATATATAACAACTATAGTACTACTTCATTATCATCTAATCTTGATTATTTTTTGAACATTTCTTTTTGTTCAAATTTAGATCAAAGCTTTGTTGGGGTTGTTGGAGGGAAGGTTATTGCAGGTGATGATGTTGTTGTGACTGCTACAACTTTCAAGAACTCTTAGAATCACTAAGATGAAATCAAATCAATAATGATCATGAGAAAAGAGATAACAATAGCCATTTTCATGTCATATAGATGACAATTAGAACAATAAATTCCATTAATATCATTATATGTACTCATCTTAAAATTAAGGTGTTGTGATAAATACTGAATTATTAgtttatttccaaaaatatttatcttgaagtttctttatATATGTCTAGAAGCATGGTAATgtgtaaatttattttgatgaaGTTGAAGTAAATCTTTTGATGCACTTGTTTTTACGTGTGAGAGGTACAACTCTTTTTTAATGTTGAGCTTATGTTGTAAACATGATGTTAGTTTCGatatgattttaaattagtttgtgattttggaattccgtgaaaaaaacaaatgaaagaaaattatcttaacaataaattaattatgaatGAATAATTATTCCATTTCCTCAATTCATTTCATCGTATTCATTAATAcaaagttaaaataattttatttttttatatttatataactcacatttatttttcatttacttttttcttttacaaatatttaaattttaaacctttctatttgttttctttttaaacctcttatagaatttaattttatcaGTTTTTTTAATGATCAAATTAATGTGGTAAAAGgaaacatatttattatattctaTGTCATTcaatataaacattaaaaagtttaaaagaatttaaaaagttattgcAATGgtaataaatctaaaaaaaagtgaataaaaGTAGTTTAAATATGGAACTGTGTAGACaaattggaaaataaaattTCTCTTAAATGTCATGATATATTTAAAGTAGTCCACACCACAACACTAATTTTCATCATATAATtactttctttatttattattaaaacttcAAATTAGATCGCATTTCTCGTCAATCGATTTAATCATGTAATTATTTTGAGCTCCTTTACAATTTAGCTTAGTGTAATGTCTTATTCACTACTTAGTTTTATCATGAGAAAAATCaactctttttttaaaaaaaaaatataagagcCAATTTTCGACTATAGCAAATAAAAACATTGGAGAGAAAAATGACTGTTTAATATGTGAAAATCAATATTCACAAAAAATTGAAGTCATAATTTAATCCTCCCAACCCATTTAACTATAGTTTATCTAATGACTAATGCATATGTAGTCGAATGTGCAATATGTTCTGTCTACATACAGCAGTtacccttttttttatcaaatatgtGCTATTATGTctacaatattaatatatttgttttatggattttcttattcattaaaaataatgtattttattttagtcattttaaaatttgaagaaacaagcttcagaaattaaaaaaaaaacgtgtTTGGAAATATAAAAAGTCAATAGAAACGTATGATTGTGGTAAAAgataagtaaataaaaattaaatgaagtaataattaattaaaatattgtttaaagaTGAAAATGTAGGGAAAGTTTCGTGTGACAACTTTTGTGCAaatttttctataatatttgTTGTTGACTTGCATAAATAACAATGTTTATACTATCGTCTAAATCTCATCCTTAATTGTTCTTTTACGATTATTTCTTCAATTTCAAATCACAATATTTTTTGAAGTTGTTAAAGAGAAGGTTATGTAAGCAACAATGTCATATAGCAACTAAAACTTtcattaactaaaaaaatatgaggttgatatgaagatgatgatgaatatAGACGATAACCCTAACATATGTAATATAGGTGGAAATTAGATATTGTACGTTTAATTAATGTTGTTACATTGTATGTCACCCTAATGGTTTTAAGAATAGTGTTTTATTaggtttttttaaatttttcattatGAATTGTATCTAGTTATTTTGTAAAACAGTGATTTTTAGATTTATTTGGTATGAAGTATTGGATGTTGGTGATTCTTTTAATcaacaacaataaataaataaaattaaaaatgaaaatgggaGGTGCTCCAACCCAATTATAATGTACACACATTTATCTTCCAAAAAAGTAACATTGTGTACAAATTGCTTCagcttaaacaaattaaactgAGCTACACAGTTTGACAAAAAGCATTATACTGTGACATattctcagcaaacacaaatCTACTATTccatgcaaaaaaataaaaacaataatcaGAAAGTGCAGTAGTAGAACAATCTATGACTGCAAATTGCAAATTCTTCTCCTAGTTGTGAAATTATATCAGTTAAACAAGGGAGTAGGGGAAAAATAAGCGTACGATGATTTGATGTATTGTTATCATAATCCTTACTTTGTTCTAGCATTTAAATTTGAAAGGAAATAGGAAAAATTTAGGCTGAAATGTTTGATACAATTTAAAGTATAATTGTTGTAGGCATTTGCATATGAAGACCATAAAGATTTAAGATATGGTAGGTACAGAAACaccaagagaaaaaaaaaaacttaaggaTATTTGTTGATAAAAGTTATGATGATATACACATTCTGTGACTACATGTGAAAATGTTATGATAAAACTTTAAAgcactaaaagaagaaaaaacgaAGAATTGTATTGAAATATTGTAGTTACATTGCAATATACTTATGcttttatttaagattattttatagAATGTTTTATGTGTATTTTTGTAGAATGTTTTGGGTAAGTATTTATTAGTCAACAtctacctttttttttatttaagttgattttaaatgatttcaataattaataataatatgctTTACAACACTTATGCAAAGAAtacatagaaaaaaataaatgtagcACATGGGTGGTTGTAACATCCCATAATTTACCATAACTATTACAATATCAGTTCTAccagtttctatacaaacttggagtttttcaaaatattcctaatacatgattaggatttatagaaatacaaatatttacatatccacaactcaaactgcacctgtatggtcgtcatctgctcgtgtacatagtacagtcatcgcagtttaaacacagcaagaaaagcaagggtaagctagtgaaaatagaattttataatatacacaattaaatcaaaagagaaaaccaaattacatgatcaatttctcaaattattcaattttcttcaaatctcaacaataaataatcatatagatctcac encodes:
- the LOC137805646 gene encoding AT-hook motif nuclear-localized protein 17-like, whose product is MVQPSNVTTLSSTLISSSDDNTFDGVIDSSSHSKPPSSSSKRTRGRPAGSKNKQKLAIVIDQNHEHVQKPILIQIPINSDVIETLTQFVCDHQISIAVQSASGSILNATLRDDQSEISTFIVHGPFTLASFTGPCIYNNYSTTSLSSNLDYFLNISFCSNLDQSFVGVVGGKVIAGDDVVVTATTFKNS